One part of the Bacteroidia bacterium genome encodes these proteins:
- a CDS encoding YHYH protein — translation MKHLKFSLPILLGLFVAFSACEESSCLETSWYEDADGDGLGNPGVSQSACEQPDGYVADNSDTDDSGNTSGAAETPTSAFDEFDTDNVSISFNGSTISIESNGYPNHESYYFASTNPLYNGDDACMTSTMPTPHTIDDETMSFSFTVDAAPTLAASPTETGLGTIGLCTSGAPIYNDREGNNMALDELLSNTLDCGGGHGGPTGYHYHTEARSSDLGLSFDDEKLAGIMIDGFLLYGRKCNSTGDYPSDLDSSGGHTSTTQHSDAENFYHYHIINDFLVADYIALFSVNLQGNF, via the coding sequence ATGAAGCATTTAAAATTTTCCTTGCCCATACTTTTAGGGCTGTTTGTAGCATTTTCTGCTTGCGAAGAAAGTAGCTGCCTCGAAACCAGCTGGTATGAGGATGCGGATGGCGATGGATTGGGAAACCCAGGAGTTAGCCAAAGTGCCTGTGAACAACCCGATGGCTATGTAGCTGATAATTCGGATACCGATGATAGCGGAAATACATCCGGAGCAGCTGAGACACCTACTTCCGCATTTGATGAGTTTGATACGGATAATGTGAGCATTTCCTTTAATGGAAGCACCATCTCGATTGAGTCTAATGGCTACCCCAATCATGAGTCTTATTACTTTGCCTCGACCAATCCCCTTTACAATGGAGACGATGCTTGTATGACCTCTACAATGCCGACTCCTCATACGATCGATGATGAGACCATGAGTTTTTCCTTTACGGTGGATGCAGCACCTACTTTAGCAGCCAGTCCTACAGAAACAGGCCTCGGAACCATTGGTCTTTGTACTTCAGGAGCTCCTATCTACAATGACCGGGAAGGCAACAATATGGCCCTGGATGAATTACTATCTAATACCCTTGATTGTGGGGGTGGTCATGGAGGACCTACGGGATACCACTATCATACAGAAGCCAGAAGTTCAGATTTAGGTCTTTCTTTTGATGATGAAAAGCTTGCAGGGATTATGATAGATGGATTCCTCCTATATGGAAGAAAATGCAATTCTACGGGAGATTATCCTTCTGACCTTGATAGCTCGGGCGGACATACAAGTACGACCCAACATAGTGATGCAGAGAATTTTTATCACTATCACATCATAAATGATTTTTTGGTCGCTGATTATATCGCACTTTTCTCTGTTAATCTTCAAGGAAATTTTTAA
- a CDS encoding acyl-CoA dehydrogenase family protein gives MTKNTAINHFILYRDLVDQLGEAFEKRARSYDEQALFVDQNYKELKKYRFFSLLVPRELGGPGLAFEEVSLLLRKMAGYCPSTALALSMHQHLIAANVWKYKQGKGGEEILRRVGEDQLILVSTGAKDWLDSNGKLEKVEGGYLMSGSKYFASQSAVGDMLVTSAPFEDENLGTQVYHFAIPFASEGLSLLDDWDTLGMRGTGSQTVKLDKVFIPEAAIKLRRKQGEFHPVWNVVLGVAMPLIMSVYTGIAEKAFKTSLELVKNAPRSKAYTSSSIGEMSNQLSQVQIMLEDMLRINNNFDFQPNDEIAHKILSRKTLLAEGAIELLRQSMEVCGGLAYRKSLGLERLFRDVQAARYHPLSKRDQHAFSGSYLLRK, from the coding sequence ATGACAAAGAACACAGCAATCAATCATTTCATCCTCTACCGCGATCTGGTAGATCAATTGGGAGAGGCTTTTGAGAAAAGAGCTCGCTCCTATGACGAACAAGCCTTATTTGTAGATCAAAATTATAAGGAGTTAAAAAAGTATCGCTTCTTTTCCCTACTGGTTCCCCGTGAATTGGGAGGTCCGGGTCTGGCCTTCGAAGAGGTATCTTTGCTTCTGAGAAAAATGGCAGGCTATTGTCCCTCTACTGCTCTGGCTTTGTCAATGCATCAACACCTGATTGCCGCCAATGTATGGAAATACAAACAAGGCAAAGGAGGAGAAGAAATCCTGAGAAGGGTAGGGGAAGATCAGCTCATTTTGGTAAGTACAGGTGCAAAAGACTGGCTGGATTCCAATGGGAAATTGGAGAAAGTAGAAGGTGGGTATCTCATGAGTGGAAGTAAATATTTTGCAAGCCAATCAGCGGTAGGAGATATGCTGGTTACTTCGGCTCCTTTTGAAGATGAAAATCTGGGAACACAAGTATATCACTTTGCCATTCCATTTGCTTCCGAAGGCCTGAGTTTGCTCGATGATTGGGATACTCTGGGTATGCGTGGGACGGGATCTCAAACGGTAAAGCTGGATAAGGTCTTCATCCCGGAAGCGGCGATCAAATTGAGAAGAAAGCAGGGGGAATTTCATCCCGTGTGGAATGTAGTATTAGGTGTAGCCATGCCCTTGATCATGTCTGTCTACACGGGTATAGCAGAAAAGGCATTTAAGACCAGTTTGGAATTGGTAAAAAATGCTCCTCGTAGCAAGGCCTATACTTCTTCTTCCATCGGGGAAATGAGCAATCAATTGAGCCAGGTACAGATCATGTTGGAAGATATGCTTCGCATCAATAACAATTTTGATTTCCAACCCAATGATGAAATTGCTCACAAGATTCTAAGTAGAAAGACCTTGTTGGCAGAAGGAGCCATAGAATTGTTAAGACAAAGCATGGAAGTATGTGGAGGCCTGGCCTACCGTAAATCACTTGGCCTGGAACGCTTGTTTAGAGATGTACAGGCAGCGCGATATCATCCCCTTTCAAAAAGAGATCAGCATGCTTTCTCGGGAAGTTATTTGCTGAGGAAATAA
- a CDS encoding methylglyoxal synthase — protein MEERKTIALVAHDNRKRDLMDWVGYNWEKLIKHKIVATGTTGRMLEGVLLSKSMDEKQEIEVLKLRSGPLGGDQQLGALIAEGKIDMFIFLWDTMQAQPHDVDVKALLRIATMYNIPTATNRATADFMISSPLFETDYQAARPDFSA, from the coding sequence ATGGAAGAAAGAAAAACGATCGCATTGGTGGCTCATGACAATCGCAAGCGCGACCTCATGGACTGGGTAGGATACAATTGGGAGAAATTGATCAAACATAAAATTGTAGCCACAGGTACTACTGGTAGAATGCTTGAAGGAGTACTGCTATCTAAAAGTATGGATGAAAAGCAGGAAATAGAAGTACTGAAATTGAGATCGGGACCTTTAGGGGGAGACCAACAATTAGGAGCGCTGATCGCAGAAGGCAAGATCGATATGTTTATTTTTTTATGGGACACAATGCAGGCTCAGCCTCATGATGTGGATGTAAAAGCTTTGCTGCGCATAGCGACTATGTACAACATCCCAACAGCTACCAATCGTGCAACTGCTGATTTTATGATTTCTTCCCCTTTGTTTGAAACCGATTATCAGGCGGCCAGGCCTGACTTTTCCGCCTAG
- a CDS encoding energy transducer TonB translates to MVRPYLNKSDHEEYLRQFKAERNKRLKKRLLIAAASSVVLVSVYFSIFGVSNSIPDSFPIYLGGESGNGPEAEKNELEESSVMVAEENTENKKEEKIPAILDSNTLPIEVQVEDMGTSKQAEEGEDPINLNELEAAIQGNPIQEITESQYDIARGPMAEKVSDRTGMKKNPELSSASILFSAEKMPKFPGGYSALKKYIKKSLRVPEEAKKVEGTVQVQFIVEVNGSIQSPRIAKGLGHGCDEAALSLVKSMPKWIPGKHNGEEVAVYYNLPIKFSGK, encoded by the coding sequence ATGGTAAGACCCTACCTGAACAAATCTGACCATGAAGAATATCTGCGGCAGTTCAAGGCGGAGCGCAACAAACGCCTTAAGAAGAGATTGCTGATCGCAGCTGCCAGCTCTGTGGTACTTGTCAGTGTATATTTTTCCATTTTTGGAGTGAGTAATTCCATTCCAGACTCTTTTCCTATCTATCTGGGAGGAGAATCCGGAAATGGTCCTGAAGCAGAAAAAAATGAGCTAGAGGAAAGCTCTGTAATGGTAGCAGAAGAGAATACCGAAAACAAAAAGGAGGAGAAAATTCCTGCCATCCTGGACTCTAACACGCTTCCCATAGAAGTTCAAGTCGAAGATATGGGTACCTCAAAGCAAGCTGAGGAAGGAGAAGATCCCATAAACTTAAATGAGTTAGAGGCAGCTATCCAGGGAAATCCCATTCAGGAAATTACAGAATCTCAATATGATATCGCTCGCGGGCCGATGGCTGAGAAAGTTTCTGACAGGACAGGGATGAAAAAGAACCCCGAACTTTCTTCCGCCAGCATTTTATTCTCAGCAGAAAAAATGCCCAAATTTCCGGGTGGCTATTCAGCTCTGAAAAAATATATCAAGAAAAGTTTACGTGTGCCTGAGGAAGCCAAAAAGGTGGAAGGAACGGTTCAAGTCCAATTCATCGTGGAAGTAAATGGCAGTATCCAAAGTCCCCGGATTGCAAAAGGATTAGGCCATGGATGTGATGAAGCGGCTTTATCTTTGGTAAAAAGCATGCCCAAATGGATCCCCGGCAAGCACAATGGAGAAGAGGTAGCGGTTTATTATAACCTGCCTATCAAGTTCTCAGGCAAGTAA
- a CDS encoding SCO family protein, producing MKAINFLPFFLFLMAMGGCKQNVKKDHSSILSSRVDFLPYYKEATYQPHWLLSASSKLDTFHKISPFELINQEGETISEKTFEGKIYVTDFFFTTCPGICPKMTNHMSLLQEAFINDDEILLLSHSVTPEKDSVKVLKAYAEEKGILSKKWHLATGKREEIYRLGRKEYFVEENLGIQKDEHEFLHTENFVLIDKQRYIRGIYNGLSKTSLRQLIADIKTLKKES from the coding sequence ATGAAGGCAATTAATTTTCTCCCCTTTTTCCTTTTCCTAATGGCTATGGGAGGATGTAAACAAAATGTGAAGAAAGATCACAGCTCAATTTTGTCGAGCAGGGTTGATTTTTTACCCTATTATAAGGAGGCGACTTACCAACCTCACTGGTTGTTATCAGCATCCTCTAAGCTGGATACTTTTCACAAAATTTCTCCTTTTGAACTTATCAACCAGGAAGGTGAAACTATCAGCGAAAAGACCTTTGAAGGAAAAATATATGTAACGGATTTCTTTTTTACCACTTGTCCGGGCATTTGTCCCAAAATGACTAACCATATGTCTCTTCTTCAAGAAGCCTTTATCAATGATGATGAAATCTTATTACTCTCTCATTCCGTGACTCCCGAGAAGGATTCCGTTAAAGTGCTTAAAGCATATGCAGAGGAAAAAGGAATACTTTCTAAAAAATGGCATTTGGCTACAGGGAAACGAGAAGAAATATACCGGCTGGGGAGAAAGGAATATTTTGTAGAGGAAAATTTAGGTATTCAAAAAGACGAACATGAGTTCCTGCATACAGAAAACTTTGTTCTTATTGACAAGCAAAGATACATTCGAGGTATTTACAATGGATTAAGTAAGACCTCTCTTCGTCAGCTCATTGCTGATATAAAGACTTTGAAAAAAGAGTCCTAA
- a CDS encoding sigma-70 family RNA polymerase sigma factor, whose protein sequence is MEEWKDIELFSAIKGGDKKALSVLFLRHYDFLKHYGLRISPSPEVVEECVQELFLYIFEAHDRLGDVKQLKAYLFSSLRRRILEKLSKERKQKDAGLELPVLTAIQFSADDLRMQEASQQHIQEALTQALNELPWRQREAIYLRYYNGLRTKEIAEIMGVANQTILNTLYQALKKIRKNKQLKKFFGITSSLLVILGLS, encoded by the coding sequence ATGGAGGAGTGGAAAGACATAGAATTGTTTTCGGCAATTAAGGGTGGGGATAAAAAGGCATTATCTGTACTTTTTTTGAGACATTACGATTTTCTTAAGCATTATGGATTACGAATTTCTCCTTCTCCTGAAGTAGTTGAAGAATGCGTACAAGAGTTGTTTCTCTATATTTTCGAAGCCCATGATCGTTTGGGTGATGTAAAACAGCTAAAAGCCTATTTATTTAGTTCCCTCAGACGGCGAATACTTGAAAAACTGAGCAAGGAAAGAAAGCAGAAAGATGCAGGCCTGGAATTACCTGTTCTTACAGCTATTCAGTTTTCAGCGGATGACCTCCGTATGCAGGAAGCAAGCCAACAACATATTCAAGAAGCATTAACTCAAGCTTTGAATGAGTTACCCTGGCGTCAAAGAGAAGCCATATATTTGCGTTATTACAATGGCCTGCGTACCAAAGAAATTGCCGAAATCATGGGGGTAGCAAATCAGACCATCTTGAATACGCTCTACCAAGCCTTGAAAAAAATTCGAAAGAACAAGCAGCTAAAAAAATTCTTTGGGATCACCTCCTCATTATTAGTGATTCTGGGCCTGTCCTAG
- a CDS encoding membrane-binding protein yields the protein MRIYFLLILLSVWACDRSAGIQISSQPKAGLTELPTYEIPAIETAEEDLVLNRSTGSWSLHGIPYSGYSIKRFPDGKLEKKTGFYQGKKQGKSWAYYPDGHLKHITPYHKNLVHGRVHNWFGNQGHPPLAIRNYYLGKPHGSYKKWYKSGQLFKHMNYDLGKEVGLQKAYNENGSLYANYEARNGRSFGLKRAMLCYRLEDEKISYYEGN from the coding sequence ATGAGAATCTACTTCCTGCTTATCCTGTTATCTGTATGGGCTTGTGATCGGTCTGCTGGAATCCAAATTTCATCTCAGCCTAAAGCAGGTCTTACCGAGCTTCCCACCTATGAAATACCAGCAATAGAAACAGCCGAAGAGGATTTGGTACTAAATCGGAGTACAGGAAGCTGGAGTTTACATGGAATTCCCTATTCAGGCTATTCAATCAAACGCTTTCCTGATGGAAAGTTGGAGAAGAAAACTGGATTTTATCAAGGGAAAAAGCAAGGAAAATCCTGGGCCTATTATCCGGATGGTCATTTGAAACACATTACCCCTTATCATAAAAATCTTGTACATGGAAGGGTTCATAATTGGTTTGGCAATCAGGGACATCCCCCGCTGGCTATCCGAAATTATTACCTGGGCAAGCCTCATGGTTCCTATAAAAAATGGTATAAAAGCGGTCAGCTTTTCAAGCACATGAACTACGATTTGGGCAAGGAAGTAGGGTTGCAAAAGGCTTATAATGAAAATGGATCCCTATACGCGAATTACGAAGCGAGAAATGGAAGATCTTTTGGCCTGAAACGCGCCATGTTATGCTATAGATTGGAAGATGAAAAAATCAGCTATTATGAAGGCAATTAA
- a CDS encoding FAD-binding protein — MLRECTIQISPEALSKEDGIRKIAARELRVPAAQISGWEILRRSIDSRKGKPKFVLKLQVAIDQEMPETLFPEFPLQNVTHAQEAHIIGMGPAGMFAALELIRQGIKPVIIERGKAVRERRRDLAKLNKEGLVNPESNYCFGEGGAGTFSDGKLYTRAKKRGHIKEVLEILVEYGANPDILVNAHPHIGTNKLPKIIQQIRESIIECGGEIQFDSRLTDLRISEGKISHIQINDAEWIAIHALILATGHSARDIFHLLDRHKISFEAKSFAMGVRVEHPQALIDKIQYRCEDKRHPELPAAAYSLVQQVQGKGVYSFCMCPGGIICPASTAEGELVVNGWSPSKRDGFFANSGMVVEVSLSDLPNQSPLAAVEFQKSIEQRAFAAGGGKQVAPSQRLGDFVKGKFSQNLPDCSYLPGTNSADLRDILPQFVSKRLQEAFRSFGRKMKGYLSNEAIILGVESRTSSPVRIPRDKQSLMHPQINALYPCGEGAGYAGGIMSAALDGMRCAKALSEFIKQN, encoded by the coding sequence GTGCTCAGAGAATGTACTATACAAATAAGTCCGGAAGCCCTATCTAAAGAGGACGGCATCAGAAAAATCGCGGCCCGGGAACTGAGGGTTCCAGCTGCTCAAATCAGTGGATGGGAGATACTGAGGAGGTCTATTGATTCCCGCAAAGGCAAGCCAAAATTTGTCTTAAAACTGCAGGTAGCTATAGATCAGGAAATGCCCGAGACTCTCTTTCCGGAATTTCCCCTGCAAAATGTAACCCATGCACAAGAGGCTCATATCATAGGCATGGGACCTGCGGGTATGTTTGCAGCATTAGAACTCATCAGGCAAGGAATCAAACCGGTCATTATTGAAAGAGGGAAAGCCGTAAGGGAAAGGAGAAGAGATCTTGCAAAACTGAATAAAGAAGGACTGGTCAATCCAGAAAGTAATTATTGCTTTGGAGAAGGAGGAGCAGGAACTTTTTCAGATGGCAAGCTTTATACACGGGCCAAGAAAAGAGGGCATATAAAAGAAGTACTCGAAATATTGGTAGAGTACGGAGCTAATCCGGATATCCTCGTCAATGCACATCCTCATATTGGTACCAATAAACTCCCGAAAATCATCCAGCAGATTCGTGAATCCATCATAGAATGCGGAGGAGAAATCCAGTTTGACTCCCGCTTGACAGATTTACGGATCAGCGAAGGGAAAATTTCCCATATTCAGATAAATGATGCAGAATGGATCGCCATACATGCACTTATCCTCGCTACGGGTCATTCTGCGCGTGATATCTTTCATTTATTGGATCGCCATAAAATCAGCTTCGAAGCAAAATCATTTGCCATGGGCGTACGGGTAGAACACCCACAAGCCCTCATTGATAAAATTCAATACCGATGCGAAGACAAGCGTCACCCTGAACTTCCTGCGGCTGCTTATAGCCTGGTTCAGCAGGTACAGGGAAAAGGCGTTTATTCATTCTGCATGTGCCCGGGAGGAATCATCTGTCCTGCCAGTACAGCTGAAGGAGAACTGGTCGTAAATGGATGGTCTCCCTCAAAGCGCGACGGCTTTTTTGCCAATTCGGGCATGGTAGTCGAAGTATCTCTATCTGACCTCCCCAACCAAAGTCCTTTAGCAGCGGTTGAATTTCAGAAAAGCATAGAACAACGTGCTTTTGCAGCAGGAGGAGGCAAACAAGTAGCTCCTTCTCAGAGATTGGGAGATTTCGTCAAGGGTAAGTTTTCCCAAAATTTACCCGATTGCTCTTACCTACCTGGAACAAATAGTGCCGATTTGAGAGACATTTTACCTCAATTTGTATCTAAAAGATTACAAGAAGCATTTCGTTCTTTCGGTAGGAAAATGAAAGGCTACCTCAGCAATGAAGCCATCATCCTCGGAGTAGAATCAAGAACTTCCTCACCGGTACGCATTCCCAGGGACAAGCAAAGCCTGATGCATCCCCAAATCAATGCTTTATATCCCTGCGGTGAAGGCGCCGGTTATGCAGGAGGAATCATGTCCGCAGCACTTGATGGTATGCGCTGTGCGAAGGCTCTTTCAGAATTTATCAAACAAAATTGA
- a CDS encoding DUF4199 domain-containing protein, which produces MKKRILKTAAIGSALMVGIPFLSIFFMGTGPETFQIGEVIGYSTIIIAMALIFFAIRSFKEEENGGLLSFGEGMKIGTAIAALGGLAFGLYNLLYVLVIDPDFTEKYLAYSSGLEAGSPEMAEQVAQMKEAYGFWMTVEGQTVTMFMTVFLIGFIITVISSLILQNKKVQNLESKLA; this is translated from the coding sequence ATGAAAAAAAGAATCTTAAAAACCGCAGCAATAGGATCAGCCCTGATGGTAGGTATCCCTTTCCTGAGCATCTTCTTTATGGGAACCGGACCCGAAACATTTCAAATCGGAGAGGTAATAGGATATTCAACCATAATAATTGCCATGGCCCTGATCTTCTTCGCTATCCGTTCATTTAAAGAGGAAGAAAATGGAGGGCTATTGAGTTTTGGAGAAGGGATGAAAATCGGAACGGCTATAGCGGCTCTTGGAGGTCTGGCATTTGGATTATACAATCTTCTTTATGTTTTGGTTATTGATCCGGATTTCACCGAAAAATACCTGGCCTACTCTAGTGGCCTGGAAGCAGGGAGTCCCGAAATGGCAGAACAAGTTGCCCAAATGAAAGAAGCCTATGGATTCTGGATGACGGTAGAGGGCCAAACAGTAACCATGTTTATGACTGTATTCCTGATTGGATTTATCATCACAGTTATCTCCTCTCTCATTCTCCAAAACAAAAAGGTACAGAACCTGGAAAGCAAATTGGCATGA
- a CDS encoding histidine kinase, whose protein sequence is MPFIFSDFQEGLSWERALSLSKPNISLFLAFLVNRFLLLPKLFFKQRRWSYVLAVLGLVVLIAFGTSLLSPSAHLNPPPFETINERPPGPPPLQGPGNPLQTGRPNRPFPSYLISSFLCLLIIGVDTGLNSFIKLSREEREHSLLKRENVSNQLAFLRNQVSPHFFMNTLNNIHALIDIDTTEAKESIIRLSRLMRHLLYDSEAEFLPLRKEVEFIESYVELMKLRYPSKVDILLEIPDLIPDKQIPPLLFTSMLENAFKYGISYSNPSFISISLEWTSNSLSFEISNSNHRESQEENYSGIGLQNTRKRLELLYAKHYILDVHDHEDIYTVNLLIPI, encoded by the coding sequence ATGCCCTTTATATTTTCAGATTTTCAAGAGGGGCTTAGCTGGGAAAGAGCCCTTTCCCTTTCAAAGCCCAATATTTCGCTCTTTCTGGCCTTTCTGGTCAATCGATTCCTTCTTTTGCCTAAACTGTTTTTTAAGCAAAGAAGATGGTCTTATGTTTTGGCTGTTTTGGGGCTGGTGGTATTGATTGCATTTGGTACATCCCTCTTAAGCCCTTCTGCACATTTAAATCCCCCTCCATTTGAAACGATAAATGAACGTCCTCCTGGGCCTCCTCCATTACAAGGTCCTGGGAATCCTCTTCAAACAGGAAGACCCAATCGCCCCTTCCCTAGTTACCTAATCTCCTCCTTTTTGTGTTTACTAATTATTGGGGTAGATACCGGACTGAATTCCTTCATTAAACTTTCCCGCGAAGAACGCGAGCATTCTTTATTAAAACGAGAAAATGTGAGTAATCAGCTGGCTTTTCTCAGGAATCAGGTAAGTCCACACTTCTTCATGAATACCCTTAATAATATTCATGCCCTTATAGATATTGATACGACTGAAGCCAAGGAATCCATCATTCGATTATCCAGGCTGATGAGGCATTTGCTCTATGATTCTGAAGCGGAATTCTTACCGCTTAGAAAGGAAGTAGAATTTATCGAAAGCTATGTGGAACTGATGAAGCTTCGCTATCCCAGCAAAGTGGATATCCTCCTTGAAATTCCAGACCTAATCCCTGATAAACAAATCCCTCCATTGCTTTTCACCTCTATGCTTGAAAATGCCTTCAAATACGGCATCAGTTATTCAAATCCTTCCTTTATCTCCATTAGCCTGGAGTGGACCTCCAATAGCCTCAGCTTTGAGATTAGCAATAGCAACCATCGGGAATCGCAAGAAGAAAACTATTCGGGAATAGGTTTACAAAATACACGCAAAAGGCTCGAACTTTTGTATGCGAAGCATTACATCCTGGATGTACATGATCATGAAGATATTTATACCGTAAATCTATTGATCCCCATATGA
- a CDS encoding LuxR C-terminal-related transcriptional regulator, producing the protein MIKTILRFSLIILALLILFQLSKASAFVPEISGELILSLGALLLLGLGGYLGWLSKKAPVKVVQTAPARQEIDLEMISKLDVSKREMEVLALIAEGLSNQEIAEKLFISESTIKTHVSNLFVKLNVKRRTQAVSKAKELNIIA; encoded by the coding sequence TTGATAAAGACTATACTTCGATTCTCGCTGATCATTCTGGCTTTACTCATCCTCTTTCAATTGAGTAAAGCTTCTGCCTTTGTACCTGAAATTTCCGGAGAATTAATCTTGTCTCTCGGTGCCCTCCTTTTGCTGGGATTAGGCGGATATTTGGGTTGGCTTTCTAAAAAGGCTCCCGTCAAAGTGGTACAAACCGCTCCTGCCAGACAGGAAATTGACCTGGAGATGATCAGCAAACTGGATGTAAGTAAGCGGGAGATGGAGGTTTTGGCCTTAATAGCTGAAGGATTATCTAATCAGGAAATAGCTGAAAAACTTTTTATTTCTGAAAGCACCATCAAAACCCATGTTTCAAACCTCTTTGTGAAGTTGAATGTAAAGCGAAGAACACAAGCTGTCTCAAAAGCTAAAGAGCTGAATATCATAGCATAA
- a CDS encoding FecR domain-containing protein has product MNLNEEQKVLLEQWLEDQSFINWALQRDEKDASMWEHYFNDHPHHWELAKEGRTLVLGIPFKDIQVDPSSGQEALNRLINRIEDSPSAHIQPLKPQTVSLWKPWTLVASISIFMLFSGLAYFQFFHHTEIMLATTYGQQLETYLPDGSKVTLNANSSLRYNTRNPRRVWLEGEAFFEVKKIPETDEDFQVLTEDLTVNVLGTSFNVNTRNDQTKVFLEEGKVRLKVENPATDFIEMDPGDLIAYSKKQNKLKENQKNASVLENAYWKEGTLIFNDTPLPHALFEIEDIYGIQFVWQSEELKKEIISGGVPIKDLDVTLQTLSEVYGIRIRSEGKRYFIDKKAE; this is encoded by the coding sequence ATGAATTTAAACGAGGAGCAAAAAGTACTACTGGAACAATGGCTTGAAGACCAAAGCTTCATCAATTGGGCTTTGCAAAGAGACGAAAAAGACGCTTCAATGTGGGAACACTATTTCAATGATCATCCGCATCACTGGGAACTGGCAAAGGAAGGTAGAACCTTGGTATTGGGTATTCCTTTTAAAGACATTCAGGTTGATCCAAGCTCAGGTCAAGAAGCTTTGAACCGCTTAATAAATCGAATAGAAGATAGCCCTTCTGCACATATACAGCCTCTTAAACCCCAAACTGTCAGCTTATGGAAACCCTGGACATTGGTGGCCTCAATCAGCATTTTTATGCTTTTTTCTGGCCTTGCCTATTTCCAGTTTTTCCATCACACAGAAATCATGTTGGCTACGACATACGGCCAGCAATTGGAAACATACCTTCCTGATGGATCTAAGGTTACCCTTAATGCCAATTCCAGCCTGAGATACAATACGCGAAATCCCCGAAGAGTATGGTTGGAGGGAGAAGCCTTTTTTGAAGTAAAAAAAATTCCGGAAACCGATGAAGATTTTCAGGTACTGACAGAGGATTTGACCGTGAATGTGTTAGGAACTTCCTTTAATGTTAATACCCGAAATGACCAAACCAAAGTATTTCTAGAAGAAGGAAAGGTAAGGCTGAAAGTTGAGAATCCTGCTACAGATTTCATTGAAATGGATCCGGGTGATCTCATTGCCTATTCCAAGAAGCAAAATAAGCTCAAGGAGAACCAAAAAAATGCTTCTGTGCTTGAAAACGCTTACTGGAAGGAAGGTACGTTGATTTTCAATGATACGCCTTTACCCCATGCCTTATTCGAAATAGAAGACATATATGGAATCCAGTTTGTGTGGCAGTCTGAGGAGCTCAAAAAAGAGATTATTTCCGGAGGGGTTCCCATCAAAGATTTGGACGTAACTCTGCAAACCTTGAGTGAAGTCTATGGGATCAGGATAAGATCGGAAGGGAAAAGATATTTCATCGACAAAAAAGCTGAATAA